In Polyodon spathula isolate WHYD16114869_AA chromosome 39, ASM1765450v1, whole genome shotgun sequence, one genomic interval encodes:
- the LOC121304775 gene encoding pepsin A-like, whose translation MVNYIDLSYFGVISIGTPPQSFKVIFDTGSANLWVPSVYCSSQPCTNHKKYNPSTSSTYRATNKYISIQYGTGSMTGFLAYDTVNVAGISDPNQIFALSTTEPSSFLYYAQFDGILGLAFPSIASGEATPVFDNMMNQGLLSQNLFSFYLSPNSQSGSVVTFGGIDESYFTGNINWVPLTSETYWQIKVDYIQVNGQTVACAQSCQAIVDTGTSLIAGPSGPIATIQSAVGVSPGISCQNVPSMPDVIIGINGVQYTLSSSAYILERYGGQQCSSGFQAMNLPTNAGDLWILGDVFMREYYSIFDRGNNRVGLAKAVQFP comes from the exons ATGGTCAACTACATCGAT CTGTCCTACTTTGGCGTCATCTCCATTGGAACCCCACCCCAGTCCTTCAAGGTCATCTTTGATACTGGATCTGCCAACCTCTGGGTGCCCTCTGTCTATTGCAGCAGCCAACCCTGCA CAAACCACAAGAAATATAACCCATCTACTTCCTCTACCTACCGTGCTACCAACAAGTACATCTCCATCCAGTATGGCACTGGCAGCATGACTGGCTTCCTGGCTTACGACACAGTGAAC GTGGCTGGCATCAGTGACCCAAACCAGATTTTCGCTCTGAGCACAACTGAGCCCAGCAGCTTCCTCTACTACGCCCAATTCGATGGCATCCTGGGCCTGGCATTCCCCTCCATAGCCTCCGGGGAAGCCACCCCCGTGTTCGACAACATGATGAACCAGGGGCTGTTGTCTCAGAACCTGTTCTCCTTCTACTTAAGCCC CAATAGCCAGTCCGGCAGTGTGGTGACCTTTGGTGGGATTGACGAGTCCTACTTCACTGGAAACATCAACTGGGTTCCTCTCACCTCTGAGACTTACTGGCAGATCAAAGTCGACTA CATTCAGGTGAATGGCCAGACTGTGGCTTGTGCCCAGAGCTGCCAGGCCATCGTTGACACTGGCACCTCCCTCATTGCCGGTCCCTCTGGCCCCATAGCCACCATCCAGAGTGCTGTTGGTGTCTCT CCCGGCATCAGCTGCCAGAATGTCCCCAGCATGCCTGACGTTATCATTGGCATCAACGGAGTTCAGTACACCCTGTCTTCTTCTGCCTACATCCTGGAG AGATATGGTGGCCAGCAATGTTCCAGTGGTTTCCAGGCTATGAACCTCCCGACTAATGCAGGAGATCTTTGGATCCTGGGCGAT G TTTTCATGAGGGAGTACTATTCTATCTTTGATAGAGGTAACAACCGAGTGGGGCTAGCCAAGGCAGTGCAGTTCCCTTAA
- the LOC121304649 gene encoding CMRF35-like molecule 1, which translates to MRELREEDEGWYWCGIEQTGFDEGTSVHLTVNKGTLKPTTGTPKTTIPRTTERAAPATASTAVNISSSPGQTGPTAQREGDTSILTIVLSVVCGCLLLLCMLCLMIRMKINRDKQKGNIMSSTQPSPTCTTVRFQNNAQMPASDDGIYASMNSSQRQTQELHSDSEDGSTDNDLISSHAEAQ; encoded by the exons ATGAGGGAGCTGAGAGAAGAGGATGAAGGATGGTACTGGTGTGGAATAGAACAAACCGGCTTTGATGAAGGCACTTCTGTGCATCTCACTGTCAACAAAG GAACATTGAAACCAACCACTGGgacaccaaaaacaacaatacCAAGAACAACAGAAAGAGCAGCCCCAGCCACTGCAAGCACTGCTGTGAACATCTCTTCATCTCCTGGACAAACAGGACCCACTGCTCAACG AGAAGGGGATACCAGTATTTTAACGATAGTTCTTTCAGTTGTCTGCGGATGCCTGCTGTTGTTGTGTATGCTGTGTCTAATGATCAGGATGAAGATTAACA gggataaacaaaaaggaaacataATGAGCAGCACACAA CCTTCCCCAACATGTACAACAGTAAGATTTCAGAACAATGCACAGATGCCAGCAAGTGATGATGGAATCTATGCAAGTATGAATTCTTCCCAGAGGCAAACACAAGAACTGCATTCTGATTCCGAGGACGGTTCCACTGATAATGACTTGATCAGCAGTCACGCAGAGGCACAGTAG
- the LOC121304741 gene encoding pepsin A-like: MKLLIVFAALLSIAHCFTKVYLQKGKSIRERLEEEGLLEEFLQENPIIPISKYSTIPSGSNEMLISNFDSMYYGIISIGTPPQSFKVLFDTGSSNLWLPSINCQSPACRNHPTFAPNASSTFQATDRVFYIVYSSGSMNGILGYDTIKVADIVVPKQEFGLSVSEPGNAFYYAPFDGIVGLAYPSIASAEATPLFDNMMSQHLVSQDLFSFYLNRIPSTGPQAVLTFGGVDPSYYTGAIQWVPVTSQSYWQVNLDSVKINGQVVACSSGCEAIFDTGTSPLCGSSDAISSILKLAGLSLQSNGMYAVSCDSLDKMPDVVFTINGLDFPMPSYAYTMPVCFIIL; encoded by the exons ATGAAGCTTCTGATTGTCTTTGCAGCTTTGCTTTCAATCGCCCACTGTTTTACCAA GGTGTACCTTCAGAAAGGGAAATCTATCCGGGAGCGTCTAGAGGAAGAAGGATTGCTGGAGGAATTCCTGCAGGAAAACCCCATCATTCCCATCAGCAAATACAGCACCATTCCCTCCGGCAGCAATGAGATGCTCATCAGCAACTTTGAC TCAATGTACTATGGAATAATCAGCATTGGGACTCCACCTCAAAGCTTCAAGGTGCTCTTTGATACAGGCTCCTCAAACCTCTGGCTTCCCTCCATAAACTGCCAGAGTCCTGCCTGCA gaAACCACCCCACCTTTGCTCCAAATGCATCCTCTACCTTCCAGGCGACTGACAGGGTGTTCTACATTGTGTATAGTTCAGGCAGCATGAATGGCATTCTAGGCTATGACACTATAAAG GTGGCTGACATTGTAGTGCCTAAGCAGGAGTTCGGGTTGAGCGTTTCAGAACCCggaaatgcattttattacgCACCCTTCGATGGGATCGTTGGCTTGGCTTACCCCTCCATTGCTTCGGCTGAAGCTACCCCCCTCTTTGACAACATGATGAGCCAACACCTGGTGTCCCAGGACCTCTTCTCCTTCTATCTAAACAG AATCCCCTCTACCGGCCCCCAGGCTGTACTGACCTTTGGTGGGGTTGACCCTTCCTATTACACTGGAGCGATCCAATGGGTTCCCGTCACCAGCCAAAGCTACTGGCAGGTCAATCTGGACAG TGTGAAGATCAATGGGCAAGTTGTTGCCTGCAGCTCTGGCTGCGAGGCTATCTTCGATACTGGAACCTCTCCTCTATGTGGCAGTAGTGATGCGATCAGCAGCATTCTGAAACTTGCCGGGCTTTCACTGCAATCCAATGGAATG TATGCTGTCAGCTGTGATAGCCTAGATAAGATGCCTGACGTGGTCTTCACCATCAATGGATTGGACTTTCCTATGCCTTCGTATGCTTACACGATGCCGGTATGTTTCATTATACTGTAA